The following coding sequences lie in one Globicephala melas chromosome 15, mGloMel1.2, whole genome shotgun sequence genomic window:
- the ZNF764 gene encoding zinc finger protein 764 isoform X2, whose amino-acid sequence MAPPPAPLPAREPNGAGRQWGTPESLSFADVAVYFSPEEWGCLRPAQRALYRDVMRETYGHLGALGFRGTKPALISWVEEEAELWGPDARDPETGECLREADTGSRDKEEKGQREGTEALGKILSVDAQPPGLTALKPFSAGFSYGWEQPSKVPRRGRPPLCAHPPVPRADQRHGCYMCGKSFAWRSTLVEHLYTHTGEKPFSCPDCGKGFSQASSLSKHRAIHRGERPHRCPDCDRAFTQRSALTTHLRVHTGEKPYSCADCGRCFSQSSALYQHQRVHSGETPFPCPDCGRAFAHASDLRRHVRTHTGEKPYPCPDCGRCFRQSSEMAAHRRTHSGERPYACPQCGRCFGQKSAMAKHQWVHRPGAGRRRGRGASGLPVPLASGRGDLDPPVGFQHYPEIFQECG is encoded by the exons ATGGCGCCGCCCCCGGCCCCGCTCCCCGCGCGGGAACCTAACGGGGCCGGGCGCCAGTGGGGGACACCCGAGTCCCTGAGCTTCGCGGACGTGGCCGTATACTTCTCCCCGGAGGAGTGGGGGTGTCTGCGGCCCGCGCAGAGGGCCCTGTACCGGGACGTGATGCGGGAGACCTACGGCCACCTGGGCGCGCTCG GCTTCCGAGGCACCAAGCCAGCCCTCATCTCCTGGGTGGAGGAAGAGGCCGAACTGTGGGGTCCAGATGCCCGGGATCCTGAGACGGGAGAGTGTCTTAGAGAAGCAGACACAG GTTCCagagacaaggaagagaaaggacaaagagaaggGACCGAGGCACTGGGGAAGATCCTTTCTGTGGATGCTCAGCCTCCCGGGCTGACGGCTCTCAAACCCTTTTCTGCTGGGTTTTCTTATGGTTGGGAGCAGCCATCGAAGGTGCCTCGCCGGGGTCGCCCACCACTCTGTGCCCATCCCCCGGTCCCCAGGGCAGACCAGAGGCACGGTTGCTACATGTGCGGGAAGAGTTTCGCTTGGCGGTCCACCCTGGTGGAGCATCTGTACACCCACACGGGCGAGAAGCCCTTCAGTTGCCCTGACTGTGGCAAGGGCTTCAGCCAGGCCTCCTCTCTGAGCAAGCACCGGGCCATCCACCGAGGGGAGCGGCCCCACCGCTGCCCAGACTGTGACCGGGCCTTCACCCAGCGCTCCGCCCTCACCACCCACCTCCGGGTCCACACGGGCGAGAAGCCCTACAGCTGTGCTGACTGCGGCCGCTGCTTCAGCCAGAGCTCCGCCCTGTACCAGCACCAGCGGGTCCATAGCGGCGAGACCCCCTTCCCGTGCCCCGACTGTGGCCGCGCCTTCGCCCACGCCTCAGACCTCCGGCGCCACGTGCGCACCCACACGGGCGAGAAGCCCTATCCATGCCCAGATTGCGGGCGCTGCTTCCGGCAGAGCTCCGAGATGGCAGCCCACCGGCGCACCCACAGTGGCGAGCGCCCCTACGCCTGCCCGCAATGCGGCAGGTGCTTCGGCCAGAAGTCAGCCATGGCCAAGCACCAGTGGGTCCATCGGCCCGGGGCGGGGCGGCGCAGGGGCCGGGGTGCCAGTGGGTTGCCTGTACCCCTGGCCTCTGGCCGAGGGGACCTGGACCCACCCGTGGGCTTCCAGCACTACCCAGAGATATTCCAGGAGTGTGGGTGA
- the ZNF764 gene encoding zinc finger protein 764 isoform X1, producing the protein MAPPPAPLPAREPNGAGRQWGTPESLSFADVAVYFSPEEWGCLRPAQRALYRDVMRETYGHLGALGFRGTKPALISWVEEEAELWGPDARDPETGECLREADTAGSRDKEEKGQREGTEALGKILSVDAQPPGLTALKPFSAGFSYGWEQPSKVPRRGRPPLCAHPPVPRADQRHGCYMCGKSFAWRSTLVEHLYTHTGEKPFSCPDCGKGFSQASSLSKHRAIHRGERPHRCPDCDRAFTQRSALTTHLRVHTGEKPYSCADCGRCFSQSSALYQHQRVHSGETPFPCPDCGRAFAHASDLRRHVRTHTGEKPYPCPDCGRCFRQSSEMAAHRRTHSGERPYACPQCGRCFGQKSAMAKHQWVHRPGAGRRRGRGASGLPVPLASGRGDLDPPVGFQHYPEIFQECG; encoded by the exons ATGGCGCCGCCCCCGGCCCCGCTCCCCGCGCGGGAACCTAACGGGGCCGGGCGCCAGTGGGGGACACCCGAGTCCCTGAGCTTCGCGGACGTGGCCGTATACTTCTCCCCGGAGGAGTGGGGGTGTCTGCGGCCCGCGCAGAGGGCCCTGTACCGGGACGTGATGCGGGAGACCTACGGCCACCTGGGCGCGCTCG GCTTCCGAGGCACCAAGCCAGCCCTCATCTCCTGGGTGGAGGAAGAGGCCGAACTGTGGGGTCCAGATGCCCGGGATCCTGAGACGGGAGAGTGTCTTAGAGAAGCAGACACAG CAGGTTCCagagacaaggaagagaaaggacaaagagaaggGACCGAGGCACTGGGGAAGATCCTTTCTGTGGATGCTCAGCCTCCCGGGCTGACGGCTCTCAAACCCTTTTCTGCTGGGTTTTCTTATGGTTGGGAGCAGCCATCGAAGGTGCCTCGCCGGGGTCGCCCACCACTCTGTGCCCATCCCCCGGTCCCCAGGGCAGACCAGAGGCACGGTTGCTACATGTGCGGGAAGAGTTTCGCTTGGCGGTCCACCCTGGTGGAGCATCTGTACACCCACACGGGCGAGAAGCCCTTCAGTTGCCCTGACTGTGGCAAGGGCTTCAGCCAGGCCTCCTCTCTGAGCAAGCACCGGGCCATCCACCGAGGGGAGCGGCCCCACCGCTGCCCAGACTGTGACCGGGCCTTCACCCAGCGCTCCGCCCTCACCACCCACCTCCGGGTCCACACGGGCGAGAAGCCCTACAGCTGTGCTGACTGCGGCCGCTGCTTCAGCCAGAGCTCCGCCCTGTACCAGCACCAGCGGGTCCATAGCGGCGAGACCCCCTTCCCGTGCCCCGACTGTGGCCGCGCCTTCGCCCACGCCTCAGACCTCCGGCGCCACGTGCGCACCCACACGGGCGAGAAGCCCTATCCATGCCCAGATTGCGGGCGCTGCTTCCGGCAGAGCTCCGAGATGGCAGCCCACCGGCGCACCCACAGTGGCGAGCGCCCCTACGCCTGCCCGCAATGCGGCAGGTGCTTCGGCCAGAAGTCAGCCATGGCCAAGCACCAGTGGGTCCATCGGCCCGGGGCGGGGCGGCGCAGGGGCCGGGGTGCCAGTGGGTTGCCTGTACCCCTGGCCTCTGGCCGAGGGGACCTGGACCCACCCGTGGGCTTCCAGCACTACCCAGAGATATTCCAGGAGTGTGGGTGA
- the ZNF768 gene encoding zinc finger protein 768, which translates to MEREASPWGLEPRDVQSPDEMGSPEGSLKGNMSENEEEEISQQEGTGDYEVEEIPFGLEPQSPGFGLQSPEFEPQSPRFEPESPGFESRSPGFVPPSPEFAPRSPESDSQSPEFEPQSPRYEPQSPGYEPKSPGYEPRSPGYEPRSPGYESQSSRYESQSQEYEPQNPGFEPQNPEFKTQSPEFEAQSSKFQEGAEILLNPEEKNPLSIPLGVHPLDSFTQGFGEQPTGGLPLGPPFEMPTGALLATPQFEMLQNPLGLTGTLRGPGRRGGRARGGQGPRPNICGICGKSFGRGSTLIQHQRIHTGEKPYKCEVCSKAFSQSSDLIKHQRTHTGERPYKCPRCGKAFADSSYLLRHQRTHSGQKPYKCPHCGKAFGDSSYLLRHQRTHSHERPYSCPECGKCYSQNSSLRSHQRVHTGQRPFSCGICGKSFSQRSALIPHARSHAREKPFKCPECGKRFGQSSVLAIHARTHLPGRTYSCPDCGKTFNRSSTLIQHQRSHTGERPYRCAVCGKGFCRSSTLLQHHRVHSGERPYKCDDCGKAFSQSSDLIRHQRTHAAGRR; encoded by the exons ATGGAACGGGAGGCGTCGCCGTGGGGCCTCGAGCCCCGGGATGTGCAAAGTCCTGACGAAATGGGGAGCCCCGAAGGGTCTCtcaaag GCAACATGAGtgagaatgaggaagaggaaatttCTCAGCAAGAAGGCACTGGGGACTATGAGGTGGAAGAGATACCTTTTGGGCTTGAACCCCAGAGCCCTGGGTTTGGGCTACAAAGCCCAGAGTTTGAACCCCAAAGCCCCAGGTTTGAGCCTGAGAGTCCAGGTTTTGAGTCCCGAAGCCCTGGTTTTGTACCCCCAAGCCCTGAGTTTGCACCCAGAAGCCCTGAATCAGATTCTCAGAGCCCTGAGTTTGAACCCCAAAGCCCTAGGTATGAGCCCCAAAGCCCTGGATAtgaacccaagagccctggatATGAACCCCGGAGCCCTGGGTATGAACCCCGGAGCCCTGGATATGAATCTCAGAGCTCCAGGTATGAATCCCAGAGCCAGGAGTATGAACCGCAGAAccctggatttgaaccccagaATCCTGAGTTCAAAACCCAGAGCCCTGAATTTGAAGCTCAAAGTTCCAAATTCCAGGAAGGTGCAGAGATTCTTCTGAATCCTGAGGAAAAGAATCCCTTGAGCATCCCCTTGGGAGTCCACCCTTTGGACTCTTTCACCCAGGGGTTTGGGGAGCAACCCACTGGGGGCCTGCCCCTAGGGCCCCCTTTTGAGATGCCCACAGGGGCCCTGCTGGCTACACCCCAGTTTGAGATGCTCCAGAATCCCCTGGGCCTGACGGGGACCCTTCGTGGTCCAGGCCGACGGGGTGGCCGGgccaggggtgggcagggcccgAGGCCTAACATCTGCGGCATCTGTGGGAAGAGTTTTGGGCGGGGCTCCACCCTGATCCAGCACCAGCGCATCCACACAGGTGAAAAACCCTATAAATGTGAGGTCTGTAGCAAGGCCTTCTCCCAGAGCTCTGACCTCATCAAACACCAGCGCACGCACACGGGCGAGCGGCCCTACAAGTGTCCCCGTTGCGGCAAGGCCTTCGCTGACAGCTCTTACCTGCTTCGCCACCAGCGCACGCACTCTGGTCAGAAGCCCTACAAGTGCCCACACTGCGGCAAGGCCTTCGGCGACAGCTCCTACCTCCTGCGGCACCAGCGCACCCACAGCCATGAGCGGCCCTACAGCTGCCCCGAGTGTGGCAAGTGCTACAGCCAGAACTCATCCCTGCGTAGTCACCAGAGGGTGCACACCGGGCAGAGGCCCTTCAGCTGTGGCATCTGTGGCAAGAGCTTCTCCCAGCGCTCGGCGCTTATCCCCCACGCCCGCAGCCATGCCCGCGAGAAGCCCTTCAAGTGCCCTGAGTGCGGCAAGCGCTTTGGCCAGAGCTCGGTGCTGGCCATCCACGCCCGTACCCACCTGCCGGGTCGCACCTACAGCTGCCCCGACTGCGGCAAGACCTTCAATCGCTCCTCCACGCTGATTCAGCACCAGCGCTCCCACACGGGCGAGCGGCCCTACAGGTGCGCCGTGTGTGGCAAGGGCTTCTGCCGCTCCTCCACGCTGTTGCAGCATCACCGGGTCCACAGCGGGGAGCGGCCCTACAAGTGCGATGACTGTGGAAAGGCCTTCTCTCAGAGCTCCGACCTCATCCGCCACCAGCGGACCCACGCGGCCGGCCGGCGCTGA